One part of the Thermococcus radiotolerans genome encodes these proteins:
- a CDS encoding dephospho-CoA kinase has product MIIIVTGMPGSGKSRIVKEFERRGFPSVSMGDVVREETAKRGLELTKENVAKVSIRLRQELGQNAVAKLTVEKVRRLLESSRVVVIDGVRSLDEVGTFRSAFPDEEIIILAVHTPPHMRFDRLKARGRHDDPRTWEDFEERDWKELKFGIGNVIAMADHMIVNDCSREEYEERVRELVDRILAEH; this is encoded by the coding sequence ATGATAATCATCGTGACTGGAATGCCTGGTTCGGGAAAGAGCAGGATCGTCAAGGAGTTCGAGAGGAGAGGCTTTCCAAGCGTTTCTATGGGGGACGTCGTAAGGGAAGAGACGGCAAAGCGCGGTCTGGAGCTGACCAAGGAGAACGTTGCCAAGGTGAGCATCCGCCTGAGGCAGGAGCTTGGTCAGAACGCCGTTGCAAAGCTGACTGTGGAAAAGGTGAGGCGCCTCCTTGAGAGCAGCAGGGTCGTCGTTATAGACGGCGTCCGCTCCCTCGATGAGGTTGGAACCTTCAGGAGCGCTTTCCCGGACGAGGAGATAATAATACTCGCCGTTCACACGCCACCGCACATGCGCTTCGATAGGCTCAAAGCCCGGGGCAGACACGACGATCCGAGAACGTGGGAGGACTTCGAGGAGCGCGACTGGAAGGAGCTGAAGTTCGGCATAGGAAACGTCATCGCGATGGCCGACCACATGATAGTGAACGACTGCAGCAGGGAAGAGTACGAGGAGAGGGTGAGGGAGCTCGTTGACCGGATTCTAGCCGAGCATTGA
- a CDS encoding ATP-dependent DNA helicase, producing the protein MRIEELPVDERVKRVIIERGIEELYPPQAKALKSGVLDGKNLVLAIPTASGKTLVSEIVMANKLLREGGKAVYLVPLKALAEEKYREFKAWEVLGLRVAATTGDYDSTDEWLGRYDIIIATSEKFDSLLRHGSNWIRDIKLVVADEVHLIGSYDRGATLEMILSHMLDRAQILALSATVGNAEELAEWLNAELVVSDWRPVELKKGVFHLGELVWEDGKRERYPENWESLAIDAVKRGKQALVFVNTRRSAEKEAVSLSSKVARLLTKPETRQLKELADSLEENPTNEKLKKAIRGGVAFHHAGLSRTERTMIEDAFREGLIKVITATPTLSAGINLPAFRVIIRDTKRYAGFGWTDIPVLEIQQMMGRAGRPKYDRVGEAIVVARTEDPKKLMEKYIHGKPEKLFSMLANEQAFRSQVLALITNFGVSNFRELIGFLEKTFYFHQRKDTSSIEYKAKDIVYFLIENEFVDMDMNDRFIALPFGKRTSQLYIDPLTAKRFKDAFPKLERNPNPFGIFQLIASTPDMATLNARRREMEDYLDLAYEFEEKLYTNIPYYEDYRFQTFLGEIKTAKILLDWINEVPEARIYETYSIDPGDLYRILELADWLMYSLIELYKLFEPEKDVLNYLRDLHLRLRHGVREELLELVRLPNIGRKRARALYNAGFRTQEDIMRAKVRDLLEVEGIGMKVVEGLFRHFGVEMPKGAKKGSKKAERVRKGTLDDFLK; encoded by the coding sequence ATGAGGATTGAGGAACTCCCGGTTGACGAACGCGTGAAAAGGGTCATCATTGAGAGGGGCATAGAGGAGCTTTATCCGCCGCAGGCAAAAGCCCTGAAGAGCGGGGTTCTCGACGGAAAGAACCTAGTCCTCGCCATACCCACCGCGAGCGGAAAGACCCTGGTGAGCGAGATAGTCATGGCCAACAAGCTCCTCCGGGAGGGAGGAAAGGCGGTCTACCTGGTTCCGCTCAAAGCCCTCGCCGAGGAGAAGTACCGGGAGTTCAAGGCCTGGGAGGTTCTAGGCCTTCGCGTCGCTGCAACCACCGGTGACTACGATTCAACCGACGAGTGGCTCGGGAGATACGACATAATCATCGCCACATCCGAGAAGTTTGACTCCCTTTTGAGGCACGGCTCCAACTGGATAAGGGACATCAAGCTGGTCGTTGCCGACGAGGTCCACCTCATAGGCTCCTACGACAGGGGGGCGACGCTGGAGATGATACTCAGCCACATGCTCGACAGGGCCCAGATTCTGGCTCTGAGCGCCACGGTCGGAAACGCCGAGGAGCTGGCGGAGTGGCTCAACGCGGAGCTCGTTGTGAGCGACTGGCGGCCGGTCGAGCTGAAAAAGGGCGTCTTTCACCTTGGGGAGCTAGTCTGGGAGGACGGAAAGCGGGAGCGCTATCCGGAGAACTGGGAGAGCCTAGCGATTGACGCGGTTAAGAGGGGCAAGCAGGCGCTGGTGTTCGTCAACACCCGCCGCTCGGCCGAGAAGGAGGCCGTCTCGCTGTCATCCAAGGTAGCCCGCCTTCTCACGAAGCCTGAAACAAGGCAGCTTAAGGAACTCGCGGATTCCCTCGAGGAGAATCCGACAAACGAGAAGCTCAAAAAGGCCATCAGGGGCGGCGTGGCCTTCCACCATGCCGGCCTGAGCAGAACCGAGAGGACGATGATAGAAGATGCTTTCCGCGAGGGCTTGATTAAGGTAATAACCGCCACCCCAACCCTCAGCGCCGGAATAAACCTCCCCGCGTTCCGCGTCATCATACGGGACACCAAGCGCTACGCCGGCTTCGGCTGGACGGACATACCCGTCCTCGAGATACAGCAGATGATGGGTAGAGCAGGGAGGCCGAAGTACGACAGGGTTGGCGAAGCCATAGTTGTAGCGAGAACCGAAGATCCGAAGAAGCTGATGGAGAAGTACATCCATGGAAAGCCGGAAAAGCTGTTCTCGATGCTCGCCAACGAGCAGGCCTTCAGGAGTCAGGTTCTGGCTTTGATAACGAACTTCGGCGTTTCAAACTTCAGGGAGCTGATAGGCTTCCTCGAGAAGACCTTCTACTTCCACCAGAGGAAGGACACAAGCTCGATAGAGTACAAGGCGAAGGACATAGTCTACTTCCTAATCGAAAACGAGTTCGTGGACATGGACATGAACGACCGCTTCATAGCCCTTCCCTTCGGAAAGCGCACATCTCAGCTCTACATCGACCCGCTGACGGCGAAGAGATTCAAGGACGCCTTCCCGAAGCTTGAGAGAAACCCCAACCCCTTCGGAATCTTCCAGCTGATAGCCTCGACGCCGGACATGGCAACGCTGAACGCCCGGAGGAGGGAGATGGAGGATTACCTCGACCTAGCCTACGAGTTTGAGGAGAAGCTGTACACGAACATCCCCTACTACGAGGACTACCGGTTCCAGACCTTCCTCGGCGAGATAAAGACCGCGAAAATTCTCCTTGACTGGATAAACGAGGTTCCGGAGGCGAGGATATACGAGACATACAGCATAGACCCCGGGGACCTCTACAGAATTCTGGAGCTCGCGGACTGGCTCATGTACTCCCTCATCGAACTCTACAAGCTCTTCGAGCCGGAGAAAGACGTGCTGAACTATCTGAGAGACCTGCACCTCAGGCTGAGGCATGGAGTCAGAGAGGAGCTTCTTGAGCTGGTCAGGCTCCCCAACATCGGAAGGAAGAGGGCGAGGGCGCTCTACAACGCAGGCTTCAGGACTCAGGAGGATATAATGCGCGCCAAGGTGAGGGACCTCCTGGAGGTCGAGGGCATCGGAATGAAGGTGGTTGAGGGACTGTTCCGGCACTTTGGTGTAGAGATGCCGAAGGGTGCTAAAAAGGGCTCCAAAAAGGCAGAAAGGGTACGAAAAGGGACCCTGGACGACTTCCTGAAGTGA
- a CDS encoding Lrp/AsnC family transcriptional regulator, protein MVRSYVLLTVEIGKVESVIDALKQIPGVTRADAVTGPYDAIVHIEAKDLGELTRKILHDIHNIDGVIDTTTAIVVEMEEEE, encoded by the coding sequence ATGGTTAGGTCGTACGTTTTATTGACTGTGGAGATTGGGAAGGTTGAAAGCGTTATAGACGCCCTCAAGCAGATACCGGGCGTTACGAGGGCGGACGCCGTCACCGGACCCTACGATGCGATAGTTCACATCGAGGCCAAGGACCTCGGCGAGCTCACCAGAAAGATACTCCACGACATACACAACATCGACGGAGTTATAGACACTACTACCGCCATAGTCGTAGAGATGGAAGAAGAGGAGTGA
- a CDS encoding signal recognition particle protein Srp19 translates to MKRFVVWPSELDARLSRRYGRAVGKEFAVDGPRIQEIADAARALSMKIIEMDESKLNPRLAGLDEEYRLRGMLRLEGKHPKGKSLKMIGQKIREIRKIQAKAKGKKKHKSRKKKR, encoded by the coding sequence ATGAAACGGTTTGTGGTGTGGCCCAGCGAACTCGATGCCAGGTTGAGCAGAAGGTACGGCAGGGCCGTTGGAAAGGAATTTGCCGTTGACGGTCCAAGAATCCAGGAGATAGCAGACGCGGCGAGGGCACTGAGTATGAAGATCATCGAAATGGACGAGTCGAAGCTCAACCCCCGCTTGGCGGGCCTGGACGAGGAGTACAGGCTCAGGGGGATGCTCCGTCTCGAGGGCAAGCACCCCAAGGGGAAGAGCCTCAAAATGATAGGCCAGAAGATCAGGGAAATCAGGAAAATCCAGGCTAAAGCCAAGGGCAAGAAGAAGCACAAATCCAGGAAGAAAAAGAGGTGA
- a CDS encoding DUF257 family protein, giving the protein METSVLEKYLFGKAERGDTVLIEYRPTYPLEELSWGFLIPALIERGDVVIGDFFGIGDQLFRNYIRRISGKEYSDVIELIKKIKVVKIGPGSASYGEVIEEVVPVYDSHSFLKNYHMVVNRMTHSPTKPEYFVTFGLSHYVHFGGDEAMKAIMTGISTIPMEDWVGIHFLNVEVLSKAHLAMLEEMASIVFHVSNEELIVKKGGEIFDSRGG; this is encoded by the coding sequence ATGGAGACCTCTGTCCTCGAAAAGTACCTCTTCGGAAAGGCCGAGAGGGGCGATACCGTTCTCATCGAGTACCGACCGACGTACCCGCTTGAGGAGCTCTCATGGGGATTCCTCATACCGGCCCTCATAGAGAGGGGAGACGTCGTCATAGGGGATTTCTTCGGTATCGGCGACCAGCTCTTCCGGAACTACATCCGCAGAATTTCCGGCAAGGAGTACTCCGACGTGATCGAACTCATAAAGAAGATAAAGGTCGTCAAGATAGGACCCGGCTCGGCCAGCTATGGAGAGGTCATAGAGGAGGTCGTTCCCGTCTACGACTCCCACAGCTTCCTCAAGAACTACCACATGGTCGTCAACAGGATGACCCACTCGCCGACGAAGCCCGAGTACTTCGTGACCTTTGGGCTCTCCCACTACGTCCACTTCGGCGGGGACGAGGCCATGAAGGCCATAATGACCGGAATAAGCACGATACCGATGGAAGACTGGGTCGGTATACACTTCCTCAATGTCGAGGTGCTCAGCAAGGCCCACCTGGCCATGCTGGAGGAGATGGCCTCGATAGTATTCCACGTATCCAACGAGGAACTTATCGTGAAGAAGGGCGGTGAGATTTTTGATTCGAGAGGGGGATAG
- a CDS encoding tRNA (adenine-N1)-methyltransferase: MIREGDRVLLVDRRGKRYLVTASNREFHTDLGIINLGELVEKDYGESVISHKGEEFRILKPDVNDIIAKMRRGPQIVHPKDAGIIIAYAGISPGNTVIEAGVGSGALTIFLANIVGPQGRVISYELREDFARIAQKNVEMAGFADRVTIKLKNIYDGIDEESADHIVLDLPQPENVLPHAVEVLKPGGYFVAYTPCTNQVHRFFQAFQEYREHFYKPRVVEVLVREHEVKRECMRPKTTMLAHTGYITFIRKL; encoded by the coding sequence TTGATTCGAGAGGGGGATAGGGTTCTTCTGGTCGACAGGAGGGGAAAGAGGTACCTCGTGACGGCCTCTAACAGGGAGTTCCATACGGACCTGGGTATAATCAACCTCGGTGAGCTGGTGGAGAAGGACTACGGGGAGAGCGTCATCAGCCACAAGGGCGAGGAGTTCAGGATACTGAAGCCGGACGTCAACGACATCATAGCGAAGATGCGTCGCGGCCCTCAAATCGTCCATCCCAAGGACGCTGGTATAATAATCGCCTACGCCGGCATTTCCCCGGGGAACACCGTGATAGAGGCTGGCGTTGGAAGCGGTGCTTTAACGATATTTCTCGCGAACATAGTTGGCCCCCAGGGCAGGGTCATCAGCTACGAGCTCAGGGAGGACTTTGCAAGGATAGCCCAGAAGAACGTCGAGATGGCGGGCTTCGCCGACAGGGTCACGATAAAGCTCAAGAACATCTACGACGGCATAGACGAGGAAAGCGCGGACCACATAGTTCTCGACCTGCCCCAGCCGGAGAACGTTCTCCCCCACGCGGTTGAGGTTCTGAAACCGGGTGGCTACTTCGTCGCCTACACACCGTGCACCAACCAGGTACACCGCTTCTTCCAGGCGTTCCAGGAGTACAGGGAGCACTTCTACAAACCGAGGGTCGTTGAGGTTCTCGTCAGGGAGCACGAGGTCAAGAGGGAGTGCATGAGGCCGAAGACGACCATGCTGGCGCACACCGGCTACATAACGTTCATCAGGAAGCTCTGA
- a CDS encoding sulfide/dihydroorotate dehydrogenase-like FAD/NAD-binding protein, which produces MYKILEKKEIAMRNTWYKVHAPHVAKKVKPGQFVIVRAFKNGERIPLTPVMWDRDEGWIVLIVFTRGKTTARMANELKPGDEILNIAGPLGNPAEMEKFGKILAIGAYTGIVEVYPIAKAWQELGNDVTTLHVTFEPMVVLKDELERAVGRHVVETVPIDPNLDFPTNMKNVTKRLVEKVREMLEKESYDLVFMVGPTGDQKAVFEVVKEFGVPMKADLHPIMVDGTGMCGACRVTVGGEVKFACIDGPEFDAYEIHWDELIARSGYYTDMEQRAMQEYMKLIEQALQGGEQ; this is translated from the coding sequence GTGTATAAAATCCTTGAGAAAAAAGAGATCGCCATGAGAAACACCTGGTATAAGGTTCACGCACCCCACGTTGCCAAGAAGGTCAAGCCCGGGCAGTTCGTCATCGTCAGGGCTTTCAAGAACGGCGAGAGGATTCCGCTCACGCCAGTCATGTGGGACAGGGACGAGGGCTGGATTGTTCTCATCGTCTTCACCAGGGGCAAAACGACGGCTAGAATGGCCAACGAGCTAAAGCCGGGCGATGAGATACTCAACATCGCAGGCCCGCTCGGGAACCCGGCCGAGATGGAGAAGTTCGGGAAGATACTCGCTATTGGAGCCTACACTGGAATAGTTGAGGTCTACCCGATAGCAAAGGCCTGGCAGGAGCTTGGGAACGACGTAACCACGCTCCACGTGACCTTCGAGCCGATGGTAGTCCTTAAGGACGAGCTTGAGAGGGCCGTTGGCAGGCACGTGGTCGAGACCGTCCCCATAGACCCGAACCTCGACTTCCCAACCAACATGAAGAACGTCACCAAGAGACTCGTGGAGAAGGTTCGCGAGATGCTCGAGAAGGAGAGCTACGACCTCGTCTTCATGGTCGGGCCCACGGGGGACCAAAAGGCCGTTTTCGAGGTCGTCAAAGAGTTCGGAGTTCCAATGAAGGCCGACCTTCACCCGATAATGGTGGACGGAACCGGCATGTGCGGCGCCTGCCGTGTCACCGTCGGCGGCGAGGTCAAGTTCGCATGCATAGACGGACCGGAGTTCGACGCCTACGAGATTCACTGGGACGAGCTCATAGCGAGGAGCGGATACTACACGGATATGGAGCAGAGGGCCATGCAGGAGTACATGAAACTCATAGAGCAGGCCCTCCAGGGGGGTGAACAGTAA
- the gltA gene encoding NADPH-dependent glutamate synthase: MAVKRKIIKERVPTPERPAEERIKSFVEVNLGYTFELAVKEAERCLQCPYNYAPCIKGCPVHIDIPGFISKLVEYRDDPDKAVKEALSVIWTCNSLPATTGRVCPQEDQCEMNCVMGKVGDKINIGKLERFVADYAREKGIDEELLFEMIPRIEKKGQKVAIIGAGPAGLTAAGELAKLGYDVTIYEALHEAGGVLMYGIPEFRLPKSIVESEIDKLKKLGVKILTDHIVGRTVTIEELLEEYDAVFIGSGAGTPRLINAPGINLNGIYTANEFLTRVNLMKAYLFPEYDTPVKVGKRVVVIGAGNTAMDAARSARRFGSEVIIAYRRGPEDVSARVEEVEHAKEEGIKFEFFVNPVEFIGDGKGNLKAVKFEKMKALDERDSRGKRKIVGTGEYVTIEAETAIIAIGKHPNRLIVNTPGLKVERGRIVVDENLMTSIPGVFAGGDAIRGEATVILAMGDGRMAAKAIHEYLTKKRENGNA; this comes from the coding sequence ATGGCGGTCAAGAGGAAGATCATTAAGGAGCGCGTTCCGACGCCGGAGAGGCCGGCGGAGGAGAGGATAAAGAGCTTCGTAGAGGTCAACCTTGGTTACACCTTCGAGCTTGCCGTTAAGGAGGCGGAGCGCTGCCTTCAGTGCCCCTACAACTACGCGCCCTGTATAAAGGGTTGCCCCGTTCACATCGACATTCCGGGCTTCATAAGCAAACTCGTTGAGTACCGCGACGACCCGGACAAGGCCGTTAAGGAGGCCCTCAGCGTCATATGGACATGTAACTCCCTCCCGGCCACCACCGGAAGGGTCTGTCCGCAGGAGGACCAGTGTGAGATGAACTGTGTCATGGGCAAGGTCGGTGACAAGATAAACATCGGAAAGCTCGAAAGGTTTGTTGCAGACTACGCGCGCGAGAAGGGTATAGACGAGGAACTCCTCTTCGAGATGATTCCGAGGATAGAGAAGAAGGGCCAGAAGGTTGCCATCATCGGCGCCGGTCCGGCCGGCCTTACCGCCGCTGGAGAGCTCGCCAAGCTCGGCTACGACGTTACCATCTACGAGGCCCTTCACGAGGCCGGTGGAGTCCTCATGTACGGCATCCCCGAGTTCAGGCTGCCCAAGAGCATCGTCGAGAGCGAGATTGACAAGCTCAAGAAGCTTGGAGTCAAGATACTCACCGACCACATAGTTGGAAGAACCGTCACCATCGAGGAGCTTCTGGAGGAGTACGACGCGGTCTTCATAGGCTCTGGCGCCGGAACCCCGAGGCTCATCAACGCGCCCGGCATAAACCTCAACGGAATCTACACGGCCAACGAGTTCCTAACCAGAGTTAACCTCATGAAGGCCTACCTGTTCCCCGAGTACGATACCCCCGTCAAGGTCGGGAAGCGCGTTGTTGTCATCGGTGCCGGAAACACGGCCATGGACGCGGCCAGGAGCGCGAGGCGCTTCGGCTCAGAGGTCATTATCGCCTACCGCCGCGGCCCGGAGGACGTCAGCGCCAGGGTTGAAGAGGTCGAGCACGCCAAGGAGGAGGGCATAAAGTTCGAGTTCTTCGTCAACCCAGTGGAGTTCATCGGGGACGGCAAGGGCAACCTGAAGGCCGTCAAGTTCGAGAAGATGAAGGCCCTGGACGAGAGGGACAGCAGGGGCAAGAGAAAGATCGTCGGAACCGGCGAGTACGTGACGATAGAGGCCGAAACCGCCATCATAGCCATCGGAAAGCACCCGAACAGGCTCATCGTTAACACGCCCGGCCTCAAGGTCGAGCGCGGAAGGATAGTCGTTGACGAGAACCTGATGACCAGTATCCCGGGAGTCTTCGCCGGTGGCGACGCGATAAGGGGAGAGGCGACGGTTATCCTCGCGATGGGGGACGGAAGGATGGCCGCAAAGGCTATCCACGAGTACCTCACGAAGAAGAGGGAAAACGGAAACGCGTGA
- a CDS encoding AAA family ATPase, producing the protein MVVVYFDIRPKRKREDLYDREAELKEFEKSITSGNPLTVITGIRRLGKTSLLVVGLNELAIPYVLVDFRGVNANSRMDVYKRIESSINEFFRENRNLWEEIKTELKNIAGLRVLSLGVSFSWKEEKTDLIALFRELEKYDVVLAFDEVQYLRGPVGSEFAGLIAHLYDYSDLRMVMTGSEVGLLHDYLGTDDPKAPLYGRYFHEISLGRFTPEQSRDFLQKGFEQVGLMPQDELISLAVERLDGIVGWLVLFGRKAMEKGLSERLIDDVFDEAKALAMDEFENFLSKRPAARNRYVEIMRAISHGKRTWEEIKEHLERKEGKSVADSVLARLLKALVDSSFLEKVKEGRNVYYHIPDPILEACFKEK; encoded by the coding sequence GTGGTAGTTGTGTACTTTGACATCAGACCGAAGAGGAAGCGTGAGGATTTGTACGACAGAGAAGCGGAGCTGAAGGAGTTCGAGAAGTCCATCACCTCCGGGAATCCCCTAACGGTTATCACTGGTATAAGACGGCTTGGAAAGACTTCCCTGCTAGTGGTAGGTCTCAATGAGCTCGCCATTCCCTACGTTCTCGTAGATTTCCGGGGTGTCAACGCCAACTCCCGCATGGATGTTTACAAAAGAATAGAAAGCTCCATCAATGAATTCTTCCGCGAAAACCGTAACCTCTGGGAGGAGATTAAAACCGAGCTCAAAAACATAGCCGGTCTTCGGGTTCTGAGCCTCGGAGTGAGCTTTTCCTGGAAAGAGGAGAAAACCGATCTCATAGCGCTCTTCCGTGAGCTGGAAAAGTACGACGTTGTCCTCGCTTTTGATGAGGTCCAGTACCTCCGCGGGCCGGTCGGGAGCGAGTTTGCCGGCTTAATTGCCCACCTGTACGACTACTCCGACCTCAGAATGGTCATGACGGGTTCAGAGGTGGGCCTGCTTCACGATTACCTCGGTACCGATGACCCCAAGGCTCCCCTCTACGGCAGGTACTTCCATGAGATTTCCCTGGGGAGATTCACACCCGAACAGAGCAGGGATTTCCTCCAGAAAGGCTTTGAGCAGGTTGGATTGATGCCCCAGGATGAACTTATAAGCCTTGCAGTTGAGAGACTCGATGGAATAGTGGGATGGCTGGTTCTCTTCGGCAGAAAAGCCATGGAAAAAGGGCTCTCCGAGAGGCTCATTGACGATGTCTTTGATGAGGCGAAGGCCCTTGCCATGGATGAATTCGAGAACTTTCTCTCAAAGAGACCTGCCGCGAGGAACCGGTACGTCGAGATAATGAGGGCCATCTCCCATGGCAAGAGAACGTGGGAGGAAATAAAAGAACACCTCGAAAGGAAGGAGGGTAAAAGTGTGGCGGACAGTGTACTGGCGAGGCTTCTGAAAGCTCTCGTCGATTCTTCGTTCCTTGAGAAGGTTAAAGAAGGCAGAAACGTCTATTACCACATTCCCGATCCGATACTGGAAGCGTGCTTCAAAGAAAAATAA
- the gcvH gene encoding glycine cleavage system protein GcvH: protein MIEVGEYKVKEGLYYTKDHEWAQVLEDGTVLVGISDYAQKELGDLAYVELPEVGKEVNKGDVLCELESVKAVSEVYAPVSGEVTEVNEALEDSPELINEDPYENWIAKLKPSNLDEELKELMDAKAYAEYLESL from the coding sequence ATGATTGAGGTTGGGGAATACAAGGTCAAGGAAGGCCTTTACTACACGAAGGACCACGAGTGGGCCCAGGTTCTTGAGGACGGAACCGTTCTCGTCGGAATAAGCGACTACGCCCAGAAGGAGCTCGGCGATTTGGCCTACGTCGAGCTTCCTGAGGTTGGTAAGGAGGTCAACAAGGGCGACGTTCTCTGTGAGCTGGAGAGCGTCAAGGCCGTTTCCGAGGTCTACGCCCCGGTCAGCGGCGAGGTCACTGAGGTCAACGAGGCTTTGGAGGACAGCCCGGAGCTCATCAACGAGGACCCCTACGAGAACTGGATAGCCAAGCTCAAGCCGAGCAACCTCGACGAGGAGCTCAAGGAGCTTATGGACGCCAAGGCGTACGCCGAGTACCTTGAGAGTCTCTGA
- a CDS encoding monovalent cation/H+ antiporter subunit E, with product MSRVPFYLKERLETLRERVLHEEFEASKLPSWERVVLTWAVLMAFWVVVSGSFRARDLALGAAVTLIIAAFMRDLLTEDIRKSGHIVEKLLYFAFIYLPQYLVIMAFRLLESNLKVAKNVIFMDINPGIVKIKTDLHSDTGVTILANSITLTPGTLTLDVNKKLGETYLYVHWIDLETLNREKAGEKIKGDIEEWLKKVFW from the coding sequence ATGAGCCGCGTTCCCTTCTATCTGAAGGAAAGGCTTGAGACCCTCCGGGAGAGGGTCCTCCACGAGGAATTCGAGGCCTCGAAGCTCCCCTCCTGGGAGAGGGTGGTTCTGACGTGGGCAGTCCTGATGGCATTCTGGGTGGTCGTTTCTGGAAGCTTCAGGGCGAGGGACTTGGCCCTGGGCGCGGCCGTTACGCTGATAATAGCGGCTTTCATGCGCGACCTCCTAACCGAGGACATAAGGAAGAGTGGCCACATAGTCGAGAAACTCCTCTACTTCGCCTTCATATACCTCCCGCAGTACCTCGTGATAATGGCCTTCCGCCTGCTGGAGAGCAACCTGAAGGTTGCGAAGAACGTGATTTTCATGGACATCAACCCCGGAATAGTCAAGATAAAGACCGACCTTCACTCGGATACGGGCGTGACGATACTCGCCAACTCAATAACCCTGACTCCGGGCACGTTAACCCTTGACGTCAACAAAAAGCTCGGCGAGACCTATCTCTACGTCCACTGGATAGATTTGGAGACACTCAACCGCGAGAAGGCTGGAGAAAAGATAAAGGGGGACATCGAGGAATGGCTCAAGAAGGTCTTCTGGTGA
- a CDS encoding monovalent cation/H+ antiporter complex subunit F — MAQEGLLVSAFYVLVFTAMLITYRVVKGPTLPDRIVGLNTITTKVVVIIAVVSVIRGEYYLVDLAIVLLMVNAVGGLILAKYMERRSHD; from the coding sequence ATGGCTCAAGAAGGTCTTCTGGTGAGTGCCTTCTACGTCCTCGTCTTCACGGCCATGCTGATAACCTACCGCGTGGTCAAAGGACCGACCCTGCCCGACAGGATAGTGGGTCTGAACACGATAACGACGAAGGTTGTCGTCATAATCGCGGTAGTCTCGGTCATCAGGGGCGAGTACTACCTTGTGGATCTCGCGATAGTCCTGCTGATGGTGAACGCCGTCGGAGGCCTGATTTTGGCCAAATACATGGAGAGGAGGAGCCATGATTGA
- the mnhG gene encoding monovalent cation/H(+) antiporter subunit G: MIETILMLFGDAVMVFGALGILRFPDVYTRLHAATKCDTGGAMSIILALILIMDAPAVVRAKFLVLAFLIAMINPMVSHAIARGAYKYGVKPKVVVDMYAWDNP, from the coding sequence ATGATTGAGACAATCCTCATGCTGTTTGGAGATGCAGTCATGGTCTTCGGGGCGCTCGGCATTCTCCGCTTCCCCGACGTTTATACGAGGCTCCACGCGGCAACGAAGTGCGACACCGGCGGGGCAATGAGTATAATCCTGGCCCTGATCCTGATAATGGACGCCCCAGCGGTTGTGAGGGCCAAGTTCCTGGTATTGGCCTTCCTGATAGCTATGATAAACCCCATGGTGAGCCATGCCATAGCCCGCGGAGCCTACAAGTACGGGGTGAAGCCGAAGGTAGTGGTGGATATGTATGCTTGGGACAATCCTTGA
- a CDS encoding hydrogenase subunit MbhD domain-containing protein, which produces MLGTILDVVFVAMILLAIAVVEEKNLVSAVVKYSLLSLLFVLALFELKAPDVALSAIVVGAIVIGVFLFTIEEVTK; this is translated from the coding sequence ATGCTTGGGACAATCCTTGACGTGGTCTTCGTAGCGATGATACTGCTGGCCATAGCAGTCGTTGAAGAGAAGAACCTGGTTAGTGCGGTCGTTAAATACTCCCTCCTCAGTCTGCTATTCGTCCTGGCCCTGTTCGAGCTTAAGGCACCGGACGTTGCCCTCTCGGCGATAGTCGTCGGCGCGATAGTGATAGGCGTCTTCCTCTTCACGATAGAGGAGGTGACGAAGTGA